A region from the Nostoc sp. HK-01 genome encodes:
- a CDS encoding phosphoesterase: protein MLRKIQYSCQWIGGVTNGLAVLASFVTGSHVALAATVPTFDHIVVVIEENHGYTQIISSSSAPYINSLASQGALFTGSYGVTHPSQPNYLALFSGSTQGVTNDNCPLTFSGANLATQLVGIGRTFTGFSETMPSVGYTGCNYGGSNGYYRKHNPWVDFTNVAAAANQPFTSFPSSANFANLPTVSVVVPNQLNDMHNGTIQQGDTWLKTNLDAYAQWAKTHNSLLIITFDEDNGATGRIATIFVGAHVKQGTYSERINHYNVLRTIEASYGLSGLNNAASLTPITDVWQ from the coding sequence ATGTTGAGAAAAATCCAATATTCTTGTCAATGGATTGGCGGAGTTACCAACGGACTAGCCGTTTTAGCCAGCTTTGTTACGGGTAGTCATGTAGCATTAGCAGCTACAGTCCCGACTTTCGATCACATCGTCGTTGTTATTGAAGAAAACCACGGATACACACAAATCATCAGTTCAAGTAGCGCACCATATATCAATTCATTAGCATCGCAAGGCGCTCTTTTCACAGGTTCTTACGGTGTAACACACCCAAGCCAACCTAACTACTTAGCCTTGTTTAGTGGCTCGACACAAGGTGTTACGAATGATAATTGCCCATTGACATTCAGTGGTGCTAACCTAGCTACCCAGTTAGTGGGAATCGGCCGGACTTTTACAGGTTTTTCGGAGACTATGCCCAGTGTTGGTTATACAGGTTGTAACTACGGCGGGTCTAATGGTTACTATCGTAAGCACAACCCTTGGGTTGATTTCACTAATGTTGCTGCTGCTGCAAATCAACCGTTTACAAGTTTTCCTTCGTCTGCGAATTTTGCCAATCTGCCTACTGTCTCCGTTGTTGTTCCCAACCAACTAAATGATATGCACAATGGCACGATTCAACAAGGAGATACTTGGCTGAAAACCAATCTAGATGCTTATGCACAGTGGGCTAAAACTCATAATAGCTTGCTTATTATAACTTTTGATGAAGATAATGGTGCAACCGGACGGATTGCAACCATTTTTGTTGGCGCTCATGTTAAACAGGGAACATATAGTGAGAGGATTAATCACTACAATGTTTTACGTACTATTGAAGCCAGCTATGGATTATCAGGCTTGAATAATGCCGCTTCATTGACCCCAATTACTGATGTCTGGCAGTAA